The Halorussus limi genome has a segment encoding these proteins:
- a CDS encoding Cdc6/Cdc18 family protein, translating into MGREGRRAGSNNPEGEEDRQSSAADPETPESTDEEVASSGTSQTTFENGSDPADSSQDATNGDGGGISIRDRLQTESSGGVFANKDLVRSDTIIDEDRIVGRDDQLGRVVDNLKPVLQNEGIPDMLLSGPSGTGKSLIIHAVCKQIVELCESQGKTFGVISINCEGPKTADRAVYRLVKAAADDLGVDPGVPQTGVSTDQKLERLYELMREYYDGVIFILDEIDMLEGPYQEAEYNSLIYQLSRARKLADFDGPISLTTITNYADFMKDLNSRAQSSYNPDDIFFDDYDANQLRSILRNRRDAFKPDSLADDVVPLVAAFGSQTHGDARKAIDLLRWAGELAERRGADTVIETDVRDAQEKYTENRKLRHISGISTQKKLSIYAVAATAHYAREHPEWIPAGPAFKTYQFIADTMDADQYSRETFVNHVTEQSTYGVLDFERRGKGRGRGVHMYFSLSEDPETIMETIREDSRFEDLAHEEATIRAVVRERLKQFRSKN; encoded by the coding sequence ATGGGACGAGAGGGACGTAGAGCAGGATCGAATAATCCGGAAGGTGAGGAGGATCGTCAATCTTCTGCTGCTGATCCTGAAACTCCTGAATCGACGGATGAGGAGGTGGCGTCTTCTGGCACGTCACAAACGACCTTCGAAAACGGATCAGATCCCGCCGATTCGTCTCAAGATGCAACTAATGGCGACGGTGGCGGCATCTCAATTCGTGATCGGCTCCAAACCGAGTCGTCCGGCGGGGTCTTCGCGAACAAAGACCTCGTCCGGTCAGATACCATCATCGACGAGGACCGTATCGTCGGTCGTGACGACCAGCTAGGCCGTGTCGTCGACAACCTAAAACCGGTCCTCCAGAATGAAGGGATCCCGGATATGCTTCTGAGTGGTCCTTCTGGAACTGGGAAGTCGCTCATCATTCATGCGGTCTGCAAACAGATCGTCGAACTGTGTGAATCCCAAGGCAAGACCTTCGGGGTCATCTCAATCAACTGCGAGGGGCCGAAGACAGCAGATCGGGCTGTCTATCGGTTAGTCAAAGCTGCTGCCGACGACCTCGGCGTTGATCCTGGTGTTCCCCAAACCGGTGTCTCAACGGATCAGAAGCTGGAGCGACTGTACGAACTCATGCGAGAGTATTATGACGGTGTCATCTTCATTCTTGATGAGATCGATATGCTCGAGGGGCCGTATCAGGAAGCAGAGTACAATTCTCTCATCTACCAGCTTTCACGGGCTCGCAAACTCGCCGACTTTGATGGTCCCATCTCGCTCACGACGATCACGAACTACGCCGACTTTATGAAGGACCTCAACAGCCGCGCACAGAGTTCTTACAACCCTGACGACATCTTCTTTGATGATTACGATGCGAACCAACTCCGTAGTATTCTCCGCAACCGGCGGGACGCCTTCAAGCCAGACTCACTTGCAGATGACGTTGTTCCGCTTGTTGCTGCGTTCGGCTCCCAAACGCACGGGGATGCGCGGAAAGCGATTGATCTCCTCAGATGGGCTGGTGAATTAGCCGAGCGGCGTGGGGCTGACACGGTTATCGAGACTGATGTCCGTGATGCTCAGGAAAAATACACCGAAAATCGAAAACTTCGCCATATTAGTGGGATCTCCACTCAAAAGAAACTCTCCATCTACGCTGTGGCGGCCACTGCCCACTACGCAAGAGAACATCCTGAGTGGATCCCTGCTGGACCTGCGTTCAAGACGTATCAATTCATTGCCGATACGATGGATGCGGACCAGTACAGCCGCGAGACGTTCGTAAATCACGTCACAGAGCAGAGTACGTACGGTGTACTGGACTTCGAGCGTCGGGGCAAGGGGCGAGGCAGAGGAGTGCATATGTATTTCTCCCTCTCCGAGGATCCGGAAACGATCATGGAGACGATCCGTGAGGATTCCCGGTTCGAAGATCTAGCTCACGAGGAGGCGACTATCAGAGCGGTTGTCCGCGAACGGCTGAAGCAGTTCCGAAGTAAAAACTAA